The following are from one region of the Numenius arquata chromosome 23, bNumArq3.hap1.1, whole genome shotgun sequence genome:
- the KRT23 gene encoding keratin, type I cytoskeletal 23, protein MGTSQGPFQLFSGSLRGSAGCGLAQQGTSYRPSSADGGASSSQTSFSSARSLWLAAGGGATWGGFGEHYGESIFLGGNEKQTMQNLNDRLAAYLEKVRSLEAANAQLESCIREWHKAKSHGKRHDFNQYEQNVTDMQRQIEDGKITNASILLQIDNANMASEDFRLKYEAEKSRRQGVQLDVENLRKELDGLTIITTDLEMEIEGLREEHILRRKDHEEDMEANRSSQDFKVNVKVNAAPPEDLAKILAQIREDYEAIIEKNRQSLDSWYKEQSTALSLAAAPNPEQIQRNENEIKDLTRTLQSLDIELQAQMSKKRMLEDTLADTRNYYAAALQNMQQIISKCEEELSQVRHDIKQQNNQYKVLLGIKTRLEKEISTYRLLLEGNVDGIARKSESKAKEHAGLTNRKIKAIVHDSVNGQVVSSTVNEIHQQA, encoded by the exons ATGGGTACCAGCCAAGGCCCGTTCCAGCTTTTCTCTGGGTCCCTCCGGGGTAGTGCAGGGTGTGGTTTGGCCCAGCAAGGAACTTCTTACAGACCTTCAAGTGCAGATGGTGGTGCCAGCAGCTCACaaacctccttctcctctgccagaTCCCTCTGGCTGGCTGCCGGAGGAGGGGCAACCTGGGGAGGCTTCGGCGAGCACTATGGGGAGAGCATCTTCCTGGGGGGCAATGAGAAACAGACTATGCAAAACCTGAATGACCGTTTGGCTGCCTACCTGGAGAAGGTCCGCTCCTTAGAAGCAGCAAACGCTCAGCTGGAGAGCTGCATCCGAGAGTGGCACAAGGCAAAGTCTCACGGCAAGAGGCATGACTTCAACCAGTACGAGCAAAACGTCACTGACATGCAAAGACAG ATTGAGGATGGCAAGATCACCAATGCCAGTATCCTTTTACAAATTGATAACGCCAACATGGCATCTGAAGACTTCAGGCTCAA GTACGAAGCAGAGAAGTCTCGCAGGCAGGGAGTGCAGCTTGATGTTGAGAACCTGCGTAAGGAGCTCGACGGCCTGACCATTATTACAACAGACCTGGAAATGGAAATTGAAGGTTTGAGAGAAGAGCACATCCTCAGGAGGAAAGACCACGAGGAG GATATGGAAGCAAATCGCTCATCACAAGACTTCAAAGTCAACGTAAAAGTAAATGCGGCACCTCCTGAAGACTTAGCCAAGATCCTAGCACAAATAAGAGAAGACTATGAAGCCATAATTGAAAAGAATCGTCAAAGCCTGGACAGTTGGTACAAAGAACAG AGCACAGCTCTGTCTCTGGCAGCAGCCCCCAACCCCGAGCAGATACAGCGCAATGAGAACGAGATCAAGGATCTCACACGTACTTTGCAGTCCCTGGACATCGAGCTGCAGGCACAGATGAGTAAG AAGCGCATGCTGGAGGACACCTTGGCGGACACTCGGAATTACTATGCTGCTGCACTGCAAAACATGCAGCAGATCATCTCCAAATGTGAGGAAGAGCTGAGCCAGGTTCGTCATGACATAAAGCAACAAAATAACCAATACAAGGTTCTTCTTGGGAtcaaaacccgcctggagaaGGAAATTTCCACCTACCGCCTGCTGCTGGAAGGGAATGTTGACGG GATAGCCAGAAAATCCGAATCAAAAGCTAAAG aaCATGCTGGGCTGACCAATCGGAAGATCAAAGCAATTGTCCATGACAGTGTGAATGGGCAGGTGGTATCCTCCACCGTCAACGAGATCCACCAGCAAGCGTGA
- the LOC141474660 gene encoding keratin, type I cytoskeletal 19-like, with product MTTSFMHSSSSTYGGGFGGGGSSSSRLSSVRAGGTCRAPSIHGGSGGRGVSISSARFGSSVGGGYGGGLCSGFGSGYGGGYSGFGGGAACGFGGGAGFGGGSGFGGGFEVGGGFGGGDGLLSGNEKITMQNLNDRLASYLDKVRALEEANSDLEVKIRDWYQKQAPTSPARDYSNYYKIIEDLRDKILAATIDNSRIILEIDNARLAADDFRMKYENELFLRQSVESDINGLRRVLDELTLSRADLEMQIETLKEELAYLKKNHEEEMKEYSSQLSGTVNVEMDAAPGIDLTRILSEMREQYEALAEKNRKDAEAWFFTQTDELNREVASHTQEIQTGKSEITELRRTVQGLEIELQSQLSMKAGLEANLRDTEGRYCAQLAQIQALITSVEEQLSELRCDMERQNQEYRMLMDIKSRLEQEIATYRQLLEGQDSQMSGVNPKDAPSSIGRVRAGAEDDGRAASARDRRF from the exons ATGACTACTTCCTTCATGCACAGCTCTTCTTCTACCTATGGCGGTGGCTTTGGGGGTGGTGGAAGCAGCAGCTCTCGCCTCTCTTCAGTCCGCGCAGGAGGAACCTGCCGAGCTCCAAGCATTCATGGAGGCTCTGGTGGCAGGGGTGTCTCCATCTCTTCAGCCAGGTTTGGCTCCTCTGTAGGAGGTGGGTATGGTGGTGGCTTGTGTTCTGGATTTGGTAGCGGTTATGGAGGAGGCTACAGTGGCTTTGGTGGTGGTGCAGCCTGTGGCTTTGGTGGAGGAGCTGGCTTTGGTGGAGGCTCTGGCTTTGGTGGAGGTTTTGAAGTTGGTGGTGGCTTTGGTGGCGGTGATGGCCTTCTCTCTGGAAATGAAAAGATAACTATGCAGAATCTGAACGACCGTCTGGCTTCGTACCTGGACAAGGTGCGAGCACTGGAAGAGGCAAATTCGGATTTAGAAGTTAAAATCCGAGACTGGTATCAGAAGCAagctcccaccagcccagcccgggACTACAGTAATTACTACAAGATAATTGAAGATCTCCGAGACAAG ATCCTTGCAGCGACTATTGACAACTCCCGAATCATCCTGGAGATCGACAATGCCCGGCTGGCTGCAGACGACTTCAGGATGAA GTATGAGAATGAGTTGTTCCtgcgccagagcgtggagtccgACATCAACGGCCTGCGCAGGGTCCTGGACGAGCTGACCCTGTCCAGAGCCGACCTGGAGATGCAGATCGAGACGCTGAAGGAGGAGCTGGCTTATCTGAAGAAGAACCATGAGGAG GAAATGAAGGAGTATTCCAGTCAGCTCAGTGGAACAGTCAACGTGGAAATGGATGCGGCTCCTGGCATCGACCTGACCAGAATTCTCTCTGAGATGAGGGAACAGTACGAAGCTCTGGCTGAGAAGAACAGGAAGGATGCCGAGGCCTGGTTCTTCACTCAG actgaCGAGCTGAACCGTGAAGTTGCCAGCCACACACAGGAGATACAGACCGGCAAATCAGAGATCACAGAACTGAGACGCACGGTCCAGGGGCTGGAGATCGAGCTCCAGTCGCAGCTCAGCATG AAAGCAGGACTGGAAGCCAACCTGCGGGACACGGAAGGCCGATACTGCGCGCAGCTGGCACAGATTCAGGCCCTCATCACCAGCGTTGAGGAGCAATTGAGCGAGCTCCGATGCGACATGGAGCGTCAGAACCAGGAGTACAGAATGCTCATGGACATCAAGAGTCGCCTGGAGCAGGAAATCGCCACGTACCGGCAGCTGCTGGAAGGCCAGGACTCTCA GATGTCAGGAGTGAACCCTAAAGACG CACCTTCAAGCATCGGAAGAGTTCGCGCGGGTGCAGAAGATGATGGAAGAGCTGCTTCTGCTCGCGACAGGAGATTCTAA